One window from the genome of Jiangella alba encodes:
- a CDS encoding FadR/GntR family transcriptional regulator, which produces MATQQDETEPDFRRLDNRVPLHQIVQHEIRNYILKEGLRPGDPLKSESELARLFGVSRNSVREAVKALESTGVVETRRGSGVYIRDFSFAPLLDHLPYGLMQGQRALRELAALRKTLESALITDAMQAMSAESVAALRETLETMRGLAERGESFAEQDRRFHQLLFRDLDNTMLLRLFDLFWQAFHAAAPPTRGRTPMDAYRGHAAILDAILAGDPDQARVAIQDHYVGIESKLTEEPHPETTTQPG; this is translated from the coding sequence GTGGCGACTCAGCAGGACGAGACGGAGCCGGACTTCCGGCGCCTGGACAACAGAGTCCCGCTGCACCAGATCGTGCAGCACGAGATCAGGAACTACATTCTCAAGGAGGGGTTGCGCCCCGGCGATCCCCTCAAGTCCGAGTCCGAGCTGGCCAGACTGTTCGGCGTCAGCCGCAACTCGGTCCGCGAGGCGGTCAAGGCGCTGGAGTCCACCGGCGTCGTCGAGACGCGCCGTGGCAGCGGCGTGTACATCCGCGACTTCTCCTTCGCCCCGCTGCTCGACCACCTCCCCTACGGCCTCATGCAGGGCCAGCGCGCCCTGCGCGAACTGGCCGCCCTGCGCAAGACGCTCGAATCGGCCCTCATCACCGACGCCATGCAGGCCATGTCGGCGGAGAGCGTCGCGGCCCTGCGCGAGACCCTCGAGACCATGCGCGGGCTGGCCGAACGCGGCGAGTCCTTCGCCGAGCAGGACCGCCGGTTCCACCAGCTGCTGTTCCGCGACCTCGACAACACCATGCTGCTGCGGCTGTTCGACCTGTTCTGGCAGGCCTTCCACGCGGCGGCCCCGCCGACGCGCGGCCGCACGCCGATGGACGCCTACCGAGGGCACGCCGCCATCCTCGACGCCATCCTCGCCGGCGATCCCGACCAGGCGCGCGTGGCCATCCAGGACCACTACGTCGGCATCGAGTCCAAGCTCACCGAGGAGCCTCACCCCGAGACGACCACGCAGCCGGGCTGA